The Dictyoglomus sp. NZ13-RE01 sequence AGGAAAAGGGAATAGTGTTAAGATTTGTAGATAAGAAAATTATTGATGATGAAGTAAAAGACAATACCCAAGGGGTTTTAGGTTATATATCTGAGATAAAATATTACGAATGGGACGAAATAGAAAATGTTATAGATAAAAAGAAAGATTTTATAGTTATATTAGATCATGTTCAGGATCCGCATAATCTGGGATCAGCTATTAGAACTTGTGAGTTTGGAGGAGCAAAAGCAGTAGTAATTCCTAAGGATAGAGCTTCTCAGGTAACTTCTACAGTTTATAAGACTTCATCAGGTGCAGTGAGTTATATTCCAATAGTGAGGGCCACGAATATTAATCAATTTATTAGAAAATTAAAAGAGAGTGGATGGTATATTGTGGGGGCAGATTTAGATACTGATAATCTATATAGTGAAGTAGATTATAAGTTCCCACTTGCTTTAGTTATTGGAGGAGAAGAAGGTTTGCATAGATTAGTCAGAGAAAGTTGCGATATTTTAGTTAAAATTCCTAAGTTTGGTAAAGTTGAGTCTCTTAATCTTTCTGTTGCATTAGGTATATTAATATACAAAATTAGAGAAAAAATATGAAGGATGAATTAAAGGATTTCCTATTTTACTTAAAATATGAAAGAGGACTTTCCGAAAATACCTTTCTTTCTTACAAGAAAGATCTGGAGGATTTTATAAATTTTCTTTCTAAGAATAATATTTCTATAAATGAGCTTAATAAAAAGATATGGCAAGAGTACTTATCTCTGTTGCATGCAAATTATACACCCCGTTCCATATCAAGAAAAATTTCAGCTATCAGATCATTTTTTAAATTTCTTGTTAGAGAGGGATATCTTAAGAAGAATTTTGCAAATTTTATCTCTACTCCAAGAATTCCTCAATATTTACCCGAATACTTAGATGAAAATGAGGTGTCAAACTTCTTAGATATTCCCTCAACTTTATCACCTCTTGGGAAGAGAAATCAAGCTATTTTGGAGACCTTATATGCAACAGGAATGAGAGTTTCTGAGCTTGTAAATCTAAATATTGAAGATATAGATTTAGAAAAAGGATTAGTTAAGTGTTTTGGAAAAGGTGGAAAGGAAAGAATAATACCCTTAGGAGATTATGCAAAAGAAAGTATCCAAAGATATTTAGAAATAAGACATACTTTTAAACCTAAAGAAAAAGAGAGGGCACTATTTCTCAATAAAAAAGGAGAAAGAATAACAAGACAGGGAGTATGGTTAATAGTTAAAACTTATTCCCAAATTTTAAATCTGCCGAAGAAGGTCTCTCCTCATACCTTTAGACATACTTTTGCTACCCATTTGTTATCTCATGGAGTAGATATAAGAATTGTGCAAGAATTATTAGGTCATGCCAGTATATCCACTACTCAAATTTATACACATATTACATCTAAAAGGCTTCATGAGATATATAAAAATTCTCATCCATTATTAAGGAGGAGCCAATGAGAGTTTTATTAATAGTATTAGATGGTGTTGGAATTGGTGAGTTACCTGATGCGTATAAATACCATGACGAAGGAAGTAATACTTTAGCTAATACCGCAAAGGCAGTTGGTGGTTTAAAACTGCCAAATCTTGAAAAGATGGGACTTGGAAATATTCATCCAATCCTCGGTGTAAATCCAATTAGTGAACCTACATCCTATTACGGAAAAATGGCGGAAAAATCTCCGGGAAAAGATACCACTACTGGACATTGGGAGATTTCAGGAATAATTTTAGATAAGCCATTCCCTGTATATCCAAATGGATTTCCAAGGGAAATTATTGAAGAGTTCGAAAAGAGAATAGGTAGAAAAACATTAGGTAATATACCTGCCTCTGGCACTGAAATAATACAAAAATTGGGAGAGGAACATATCAAAACTGGCTATCCAATTGTATACACCTCTGCTGATAGTGTTTTTCAAATAGCTTGTCATGAAGAAGTTGTTCCTGTAGAAGAGCTGTACAGAATGTGTGAAATTGCAAGAGAAATTCTTCAGGGGGAGCATGCAGTGGCGAGAGTAATTGCAAGACCCTTTTTAGGAGAAAAGGGGAATTTTTATAGAACACCAAGAAGAAAGGATTTTTCTTTACCTCCTCCAAGAAAGACCCTTCTTGATTATCTAAAAGATAATGGTAATAATGTAGTTGGAATTGGAAAAATAGAAGATATATTTGCAGGAAGAGGGATAACATATAGCATGCATCAGGATAATAATAAAGAAGGTATGGAAAATATCTTGAAGGCTTTAGATTTATTTGATGAGGGTTTAATATTTGCAAACTTGGTGGATTTTGACATGTTATATGGTCATAGAAATAATCCAGAAGGTTTTGCAAAAGCATTAACTGAGTTTGATGAATTTTTACCTCTTCTTTTTACAAAATTAAATGAAAAGGATATATTGGTCATTACTGCAGATCATGGGAATGATCCCACTACACCAAGCACAGATCACTCTCGGGAATACGTACCTTTGCTAATTTACTCAAAGTCTTTCAAAAATGCAAGATCCCTTGGAGTTATACCAACCTTTGCATGTCTTGGGAAAACAATAGCTGAAATTTTTGGGGTTGATAATGAACTTGATGGTGAAAGTTTTTCAAAGGAGCTGAGGTGATAAAGATGAGAATGGTGGATATTATAATTAAAAAAAGAAATGGGGATGCTCTAACAAGGGAAGAAATAGATTTTGTTATTGATAACTATCTTAATGGAGAAATCCCAGATTATCAAATGTCCGCCTTTTTAATGGCAGTTTATTTTAGAGGAATGACTACTGAAGAGATATCCTATTTAACATTAAAAATGGCAAGAAGCGGAAAGATTGTTGATCTATCAGATATTCCTGGTTTAAAGGTAGACAAACATAGT is a genomic window containing:
- a CDS encoding 23S rRNA (guanosine(2251)-2'-O)-methyltransferase RlmB is translated as MENKIYGKNPVLEALNSDISFNKILIAKDIHKDKKISKIISLAKEKGIVLRFVDKKIIDDEVKDNTQGVLGYISEIKYYEWDEIENVIDKKKDFIVILDHVQDPHNLGSAIRTCEFGGAKAVVIPKDRASQVTSTVYKTSSGAVSYIPIVRATNINQFIRKLKESGWYIVGADLDTDNLYSEVDYKFPLALVIGGEEGLHRLVRESCDILVKIPKFGKVESLNLSVALGILIYKIREKI
- the xerD gene encoding site-specific tyrosine recombinase XerD — translated: MKDELKDFLFYLKYERGLSENTFLSYKKDLEDFINFLSKNNISINELNKKIWQEYLSLLHANYTPRSISRKISAIRSFFKFLVREGYLKKNFANFISTPRIPQYLPEYLDENEVSNFLDIPSTLSPLGKRNQAILETLYATGMRVSELVNLNIEDIDLEKGLVKCFGKGGKERIIPLGDYAKESIQRYLEIRHTFKPKEKERALFLNKKGERITRQGVWLIVKTYSQILNLPKKVSPHTFRHTFATHLLSHGVDIRIVQELLGHASISTTQIYTHITSKRLHEIYKNSHPLLRRSQ
- a CDS encoding phosphopentomutase, whose translation is MRVLLIVLDGVGIGELPDAYKYHDEGSNTLANTAKAVGGLKLPNLEKMGLGNIHPILGVNPISEPTSYYGKMAEKSPGKDTTTGHWEISGIILDKPFPVYPNGFPREIIEEFEKRIGRKTLGNIPASGTEIIQKLGEEHIKTGYPIVYTSADSVFQIACHEEVVPVEELYRMCEIAREILQGEHAVARVIARPFLGEKGNFYRTPRRKDFSLPPPRKTLLDYLKDNGNNVVGIGKIEDIFAGRGITYSMHQDNNKEGMENILKALDLFDEGLIFANLVDFDMLYGHRNNPEGFAKALTEFDEFLPLLFTKLNEKDILVITADHGNDPTTPSTDHSREYVPLLIYSKSFKNARSLGVIPTFACLGKTIAEIFGVDNELDGESFSKELR